The DNA sequence GCCGTGGCGTACTTCACCCTCTCGCAACCTGAGATCGGCGGCTTTTCGGGCCTGCTCACCCTCGACGGAGCCGTCCCGCGCGAAGCCCAGAAGATGCACCTTTACCTGCCCGCCAATCACCCCAACCTGCCGTGGACGGGTATCTTCACGGGCCTCATGCTCCAGCACTGTTTCAACTTTACCACCAACCAGTTTCTGGTACAGCGCGTGCTGGCTGCCAGCAGTGACGACGACGCCCGTAAAGGCATCATTGCCAGTGGCTTTCTAAAGCTGACGATTCCGTTTTTCTCCATTTCGGCGGGCGTGGCAGCTTATTACCTGTTCCAGGCCCGTTTTGGCGATACCGCCGATTTTAACTCCGATAATGCTTTTCTGAAGCTGGTTGAAACGGTGATTCCGCCGGGCGTTGGCCTGACGGGGATGATCCTGGCCGGGCTCACGGCTGCTACGTTCTCCTCCGTCGACTCGATGATGAACGCAGCCACGACCCTGCTCACGCTGGATGTGTACCAGAAATACATTACGCCCAACGCTACCGACCGCCAGATCCTGCGCTTCGGCCGGCTGACGATTGTGGCCATGGTATTCGCATCGATCGGGATTGCGCTGTTCACCTACACCCCCGATCGCTCCAACAATTTCTTCCTGAAAGTATCGTCGCAGCTGTCCTACTTCACACCGGGGATCATGGTCGCGTTTTTCATGGGTGTGATGTGGAAACGGGCGAGTGCCAAAGCGGCCGTGGCTGCGCTCGTGCTGGCCCCCGTGTACGGCCTGCTCGTCGAATGGATTTACAACGACGGACTGGCCCAGATACCGGCTGTTGTTGCCGTGTTTGGCGAGAAACTCAACTTCATGCACCGTGTCTTTTTAACCTTCGTGCTCAGCGTGGCTACTTTGGTTGGCTTGAGCCTCACGCTCTACCCGAATGCTAATTTCGACGGATTTGATAAACTGCGCGTCGAGGTAAAAGCGGGTGAATTGTTTCGGGCCATTGGTTTATTCCTGGCCATCCAGGCCGTATTCATCAGCCTGATCTTCGTTGGCGGCCTGTCCCCGAAAGCCGTTGCCGGTTGGGCCGCGCTGGTAACGTTTAGCCTGTTCTTCTTCTACCGCGACAAAGCCCCGGCTTCGCAACCCAACGAACTGGTCCGCGCCGGTACGGGCCCCATCTGGCAGGATAACCACCTTTGGGCAGGCCTGCTCACAGCCTTAAGCGTGGGCGTACTGTATTATTTTGCGTAGATTACTATATGACATTAAGCGGTTTAGTGTGCAGTCTTAACGTATATTATCCCCATGATCATCGCCATTCCTGATGAGCTCGTTGAGCAGGCAAACCTGTCGCCTGACGAACTGTGTACCGATCTGGCGGCTTATCTGTACGCACATCGGCGGCTTGCCTTGCGACACGTCCGGCGGCTGGCCAGTATGGACTTGATCGCTTAGAATATGAGCAGGGTCATCAGGAGAACTATTTTGCAGTCGAAAATAAATAACACCCGGTGGTCGGTATCCGAATTTGAATAGCAATGTTCCGTAATCGCCATCGAATGCGAGAATTAGTCTATTCTCCGCAATGGAGAAATCGGTAACGTTGGTATCAGCAACGCTCGGCATATCGAACGCGATATGTTTGATGTCATAGCCAGTGGTTTATAGAATACGGGAGGATGTTATCGGAAAATCTTCGTCAGCCAATCTACGTCATGAGGCCTGACGTAGATTGTTTGTTGGAAACAGCAACAGGTTATCTTTCATGGTGGCATGTACGTAGGCGAATACGGCTTGTAACGCTTCCCGGGTCAAACGAGGGTAGTTATCCAGTAAGTCCTGCTCGGTCCACCCATCAGCCAATCGTTCTAGCAGAAACTCGACGGACCGCCGTGTCCCTCTAATCGTTGGTTTGCCCAGTAGAATTTTGACATATTATGAAGTATACTCCTGTCAGTTCATGCGCTATTCGATTTTACCAAAGTTAATGAACAGCGATTCAGTAGTTAATGATTACAACTGTCGTAGCCTGCTCTCCAATCTCCTCTTCCGGTAATATCCCACCAAAAACTATCCTTTTCCAACGTTTCTACCGATCGTTGCCCTTTTTTCAGAATTTTCAACAATCTTGCTTTGTCATTTGATGACACGACAGCCTGAAGCCGTATTTGTTGAAAATCATGAAAGACTACATCCGCCCTATTAAACGCCTGCTGGTTGCCAACCGGGGCGAAATTGCCATCCGCATCATGCGGGCTGCTACCGAACTGGGAATTACGACCGTTGCCGTTTACACCTACGAAGACCGGTACTCACTCCACCGTTACAAGGCCGATGAAGGTTACCAGATTGGACGCGACGATGAGCCGCTGAAACCGTATCTCGACGTTGAAGGAATTATTCTGCTGGCCAAACGGCATAAGATCGATGCCATTCACCCCGGCTACGGATTCCTGTCGGAGAACGTGAAACTGGCCCGGCGCTGCCGCGAAGAGAACATTATTTTTGTGGGACCGTCGCCCGAAGCGATGGATGCACTGGGCGATAAGGTGCGGGCCAAAAACCTGGCTCTCAAAGCGGGGGTACCGCTCATTCCTGATTCGCTGGAAGAAAACATGACGGCCGCCCGGGCGCTGAGCGAAGCCGAGCGGATCGGTTTCCCGGTCATGGTCAAGGCCGCTGCCGGGGGTGGTGGTCGCGGGATGCGCGTTGTGCGTAACTCCGACGATTTCGAGAAAGCCTTCAACGAAGCCAAGAACGAAGCCAAAAACGCGTTCGGCGACGATACGATCTTCCTCGAAAAATTCATTGAAGAACCCAAGCACATCGAAGTGCAGCTGCTGGGCGATCAGCACGGTAATATCGTTCACCTCTACGAGCGCGACTGTTCGGTGCAACGGCGGTTTCAGAAGGTGGTCGAAGTGGCCCCGTCGTTTGGCCTCAAGAAAGAAACCAAAGAGAAACTGTATGAATACGCCCTGCAACTGGGCCGCGCTGTCAACTACTCCAACGCGGGTACGGTCGAGTTTCTGGTCGATAAGAACGAGAATATCTACTTCATTGAAGTAAACCCCCGGATTCAGGTTGAGCACACAATCACGGAGGAGGTAACGGGTATCGACATTGTCCGGACGCAGATCCTGATCGCGATGGGCTACCAGCTGTCCGACAATGGTATCTACATCAGCCACCAGGACGAGGTGCCGCTCAACGGCTACGCCATCCAGTGCCGCATCACGACCGAAGACCCGGCCAACGGATTCAAACCCGATTTCGGCACCATCATTGCCTACCGCAACGCGGCTGGTTTCGGTATCCGGCTCGACGAGGGCAGTAGTTACGCAGGGGTTAAAATCTCGCCCTATTTCGACTCCATGATCGTGAAGGTGTCGGCGCGGGGCCGTACGCTCAAGGGCGCTACCCAGCGTCTGACGCGGGCGTTGCTGGAGTTTCGGATTCGGGGCGTTAAAACCAACATCGGTTTCCTGCTCAACGTTATCAGCCACCCCATTTTCCAGCGGGGCGAAGCGCGGGTGTCGTTCATTGAGAGCCATCCCGAGCTGTTCAACATGCGCCAGCCGCAGGACCGGTCGACGCGCGCGCTCAACTACCTCGCCGATGTTATCGTCAACGGCAACCCCGAAGTCAAGAAACCCGATCCTACCAAGGTCTTCCGGACGCCCATTGTACCGCCGTTCGACGTCTACGGCAACTACCCGGCGGGTAACCGCGACCGGCTGAAAGAGTTAGGTCGGGATAAGTTTGTGCAGTGGGTACGCGACCAGAAATGCGTACTCTATACCGATACGACCTTCCGGGATGGTCACCAGTCGCTGCTGGCTACGCGCGTCCGGACGCAGGATCTGCAGAAAGTAGCCGAAGGGTTTGCCAAGAACCACCCCGAGCTGTTCTCGATGGAAGTATGGGGCGGGGCCACCTTCGACGTGTCCATGCGGTTCCTGTATGAGAGTCCCTGGAAACGCCTGGAAGCCCTGCGTGAGGCCATGCCGAACATGCTGCTTCAAATGCTGTTCCGGGGTTCCAACGCGGTTGGGTACTCGGCATATCCCGATAACCTGATCGAGAAGTTCGTGGAGCAGTCGTGGAAGTCGGGTATCGACGTATTCCGGATTTTCGACTCGCTGAACTGGATCGATGCCATGAAAGTGAGCATCAGGGCCGTCCGCGAACGGACCGATGC is a window from the Spirosoma rigui genome containing:
- a CDS encoding pyruvate carboxylase, which translates into the protein MKDYIRPIKRLLVANRGEIAIRIMRAATELGITTVAVYTYEDRYSLHRYKADEGYQIGRDDEPLKPYLDVEGIILLAKRHKIDAIHPGYGFLSENVKLARRCREENIIFVGPSPEAMDALGDKVRAKNLALKAGVPLIPDSLEENMTAARALSEAERIGFPVMVKAAAGGGGRGMRVVRNSDDFEKAFNEAKNEAKNAFGDDTIFLEKFIEEPKHIEVQLLGDQHGNIVHLYERDCSVQRRFQKVVEVAPSFGLKKETKEKLYEYALQLGRAVNYSNAGTVEFLVDKNENIYFIEVNPRIQVEHTITEEVTGIDIVRTQILIAMGYQLSDNGIYISHQDEVPLNGYAIQCRITTEDPANGFKPDFGTIIAYRNAAGFGIRLDEGSSYAGVKISPYFDSMIVKVSARGRTLKGATQRLTRALLEFRIRGVKTNIGFLLNVISHPIFQRGEARVSFIESHPELFNMRQPQDRSTRALNYLADVIVNGNPEVKKPDPTKVFRTPIVPPFDVYGNYPAGNRDRLKELGRDKFVQWVRDQKCVLYTDTTFRDGHQSLLATRVRTQDLQKVAEGFAKNHPELFSMEVWGGATFDVSMRFLYESPWKRLEALREAMPNMLLQMLFRGSNAVGYSAYPDNLIEKFVEQSWKSGIDVFRIFDSLNWIDAMKVSIRAVRERTDALCEGAICYTGDMLDPKKHAKYNLQYYLDLARQLEDEGAHLLAIKDMAGLLKPLAAEVLVAELKKAVSIPVHLHTHDTPGIQAATYMKAIDAGVDIIDCALGALSGLTSQPNFNSVVAMMQGHERECPIDLPSLNAYSNYWEDVREYYYPFESGMKAGSAEVYENEIPGGQYSNLKPQAIATGLGDKFETLKKNYVIANQLFGDIVKVTPSSKVVGDMAIFMTANNLTADDIMARGESLSFPESVKGFFKGELGQPVGGFPEQMQQTVLKGEQPITGRPNEHLEPIDFDADFDAFKAKYPNNDGFVDYLSYQMYPKVYDEYYKANEQYGDVSMIPTPAFFYGLKENEEILINIEEGKNILVRLLFKSEPDEFGMRTITFELNGQSRQVQVRDRSSKVEKQMNAKASKSGDVGAPLQGRLTRILVKEGDVVKKNQPLFVIEAMKMESIVAAPKEGTVSKVVLKESTTVEQDDCVLELA
- a CDS encoding DUF433 domain-containing protein, which encodes MLLGKPTIRGTRRSVEFLLERLADGWTEQDLLDNYPRLTREALQAVFAYVHATMKDNLLLFPTNNLRQAS
- a CDS encoding SLC5 family protein, whose translation is MLSQLETIDIVVLVLMLAIMPTAGILVALRKKNAEDYFLAGRSIRWWTVAGSVFGTNISSFHLIGMLGIGYSIGFVQAHYEIVFPAILLLCFVFLASYRRLEVFTLSQYLEVRYNATARLIYTILLVLIILVQLVGAFYVGSITLQWLFGGSSFEISYLTGLLLIGAVTCSYTIWGGMESIVITDTIQTLMMLTAGFAVAYFTLSQPEIGGFSGLLTLDGAVPREAQKMHLYLPANHPNLPWTGIFTGLMLQHCFNFTTNQFLVQRVLAASSDDDARKGIIASGFLKLTIPFFSISAGVAAYYLFQARFGDTADFNSDNAFLKLVETVIPPGVGLTGMILAGLTAATFSSVDSMMNAATTLLTLDVYQKYITPNATDRQILRFGRLTIVAMVFASIGIALFTYTPDRSNNFFLKVSSQLSYFTPGIMVAFFMGVMWKRASAKAAVAALVLAPVYGLLVEWIYNDGLAQIPAVVAVFGEKLNFMHRVFLTFVLSVATLVGLSLTLYPNANFDGFDKLRVEVKAGELFRAIGLFLAIQAVFISLIFVGGLSPKAVAGWAALVTFSLFFFYRDKAPASQPNELVRAGTGPIWQDNHLWAGLLTALSVGVLYYFA